A single Mangrovimonas sp. YM274 DNA region contains:
- the mutT gene encoding 8-oxo-dGTP diphosphatase MutT, with protein sequence MIKVAAGILIDQQNILIARRSPGKDLAGYWEFPGGKIEANETPEAALIREFREEFQVEIKVLSPFHQNQHSYASKTILLDSYLAEHVSGEFQLRDHDQLAWVSIPELDNYQISPADKPIVEKLRTLQNTKGFLT encoded by the coding sequence ATGATCAAAGTAGCCGCTGGCATTCTCATAGACCAACAAAACATCCTTATCGCAAGGCGTTCACCTGGTAAAGACCTAGCAGGCTATTGGGAATTTCCGGGCGGCAAGATAGAAGCCAACGAAACTCCAGAAGCAGCCTTGATTCGTGAGTTTAGGGAAGAATTTCAGGTAGAGATCAAGGTGCTTAGCCCCTTTCACCAAAACCAACATTCCTATGCCTCCAAGACCATACTACTGGACTCCTATTTAGCAGAGCATGTCTCTGGTGAATTTCAACTAAGGGACCATGATCAATTGGCTTGGGTGTCCATTCCTGAACTAGACAACTACCAAATATCACCCGCCGATAAGCCTATTGTAGAAAAGCTTCGTACCTTACAAAACACTAAAGGATTTCTAACCTAA
- a CDS encoding FkbM family methyltransferase, whose amino-acid sequence MKKTVYDLVSKAVKTFSKSDIVAKKINNHNKQLYYERSQHLTFLFQKQIQYEEQIQNKIKAYIKPGDVVFDIGANIGQYALPFSEVVGPSGTVYSFEPDFKNYAFLQFNVNINKCTNVKCFNYGISKENAQQEFFRDTETGGRKGSFKRKFVEDSFKGFTENVTIKSLDALVTEFGQPNLIKIDAEGCEDDIISGLTIDLKNCVFAVEVREDTKHVIFDYFTKKGYDCIWIDHKDRPINNAEDIPGYANLIFKRSSTNQQK is encoded by the coding sequence ATGAAAAAAACCGTTTACGATCTTGTATCCAAAGCCGTTAAAACTTTTTCAAAAAGTGATATTGTTGCAAAGAAAATCAACAACCACAACAAACAACTCTATTACGAAAGATCGCAGCATCTTACATTTCTATTTCAGAAGCAGATTCAATATGAAGAACAGATTCAGAATAAAATTAAAGCCTATATAAAACCTGGGGATGTTGTTTTTGATATAGGCGCCAACATTGGTCAATATGCATTGCCTTTTAGCGAGGTGGTTGGCCCCTCAGGAACGGTCTATTCCTTTGAGCCCGACTTTAAAAACTATGCGTTTTTGCAATTCAATGTCAACATAAATAAATGCACCAACGTTAAGTGTTTCAACTACGGGATAAGCAAAGAAAATGCGCAACAAGAATTTTTTAGGGATACCGAAACGGGCGGACGGAAGGGCTCTTTTAAAAGGAAATTTGTGGAAGACAGCTTCAAGGGATTTACAGAAAACGTCACTATAAAAAGTTTGGATGCCCTAGTTACTGAATTTGGACAACCCAACCTGATAAAAATAGATGCCGAAGGCTGTGAAGATGATATCATTTCAGGTCTAACCATCGATTTGAAAAACTGTGTTTTTGCAGTGGAGGTTAGGGAAGACACCAAACACGTTATCTTTGACTACTTCACTAAAAAAGGATATGACTGTATTTGGATAGACCATAAAGATCGCCCTATTAACAATGCCGAAGATATTCCTGGATATGCCAATCTCATTTTTAAAAGAAGTTCAACTAACCAACAGAAATAA
- a CDS encoding rhodanese-like domain-containing protein — protein MKELEKTKRISIAATLFILAVLIGFLTYKRPKNTYAFNTKSTLEKITSTDYFLPYSLIENEDVAFIDIRNPYEYNKGHLQNAINMPSVDIMSEASQKLLQDLKKSNTTTALYGYTPEEANIPFLILYQLGFDNLKILPVELSYSQNKLITKESKIETLPYDINGFIMDSQKHLDSSNTIVPPTADVPKKVITVEKKKKRKAEGGC, from the coding sequence ATGAAAGAATTAGAGAAAACCAAACGAATATCCATTGCTGCCACGCTATTTATCCTAGCCGTATTGATAGGTTTTTTAACCTATAAACGCCCCAAAAACACTTATGCTTTCAACACTAAAAGCACTTTGGAAAAAATCACCTCAACAGATTATTTCCTACCCTATTCCCTTATTGAAAATGAAGATGTGGCATTTATAGACATTAGAAACCCTTATGAGTACAACAAAGGTCATTTACAAAATGCCATAAACATGCCTTCCGTGGATATTATGAGTGAAGCCTCCCAAAAACTGCTTCAGGACCTAAAAAAATCCAACACTACCACCGCGTTATACGGATACACCCCAGAAGAAGCCAACATTCCTTTTCTTATCCTATACCAATTGGGATTCGATAATCTTAAAATCCTACCTGTAGAACTCAGCTACTCACAGAACAAACTCATCACGAAAGAATCCAAAATAGAAACCCTACCTTACGATATCAATGGGTTTATCATGGACTCCCAAAAGCATCTGGACAGCTCTAATACGATAGTCCCTCCAACAGCGGATGTCCCTAAAAAAGTGATTACAGTTGAAAAGAAAAAGAAACGCAAAGCAGAGGGTGGCTGTTAA
- a CDS encoding rhodanese-like domain-containing protein, giving the protein MDKKKTVKFLSYRYQILAATLIILAAGLVLLPKYEKQEGIRSKQLLSHAISPERYISTDDISHKLISQDPSFILVDVRDEESYNKYSLPNAINIPLSKLLDEDSLTYLNQDQFDVVFYSNDTFHADQAWMLCDRLGFKNLHVLQGGLNTWYSTIINPTKPSEAMPEADFKLYATRKAASMYFGVAYPDQNLGTELPSAPSTPKKVITVEKKKKRKAEGGC; this is encoded by the coding sequence ATGGACAAAAAGAAAACCGTAAAATTCCTCTCGTATCGCTATCAAATATTGGCTGCAACCTTGATCATTCTTGCTGCCGGATTGGTATTATTGCCTAAATATGAAAAACAGGAAGGCATTCGCTCCAAACAACTATTAAGCCATGCCATCAGTCCGGAGCGTTATATTTCTACCGATGATATTTCCCATAAACTCATTAGCCAAGATCCTTCTTTTATTTTGGTAGACGTGAGGGACGAAGAAAGCTATAATAAGTATAGTCTGCCTAATGCCATTAATATCCCGCTGTCAAAATTGTTGGACGAAGACTCTCTTACCTACCTCAACCAAGACCAGTTTGACGTGGTGTTCTATTCCAACGATACCTTTCATGCCGACCAAGCTTGGATGTTGTGCGACCGCCTAGGCTTTAAAAACCTACATGTTTTACAAGGAGGACTTAATACTTGGTACAGCACCATTATCAATCCTACCAAACCAAGTGAAGCCATGCCTGAAGCGGACTTTAAACTGTATGCCACCAGAAAAGCGGCCAGTATGTATTTTGGCGTAGCATACCCAGATCAAAATTTAGGTACCGAGTTGCCCTCTGCTCCTTCAACGCCTAAAAAAGTAATAACCGTAGAAAAGAAAAAGAAGCGCAAAGCAGAAGGCGGCTGTTAA
- a CDS encoding YeeE/YedE thiosulfate transporter family protein codes for MGPLIPGGYIPMEWDSIIAIFIGIAFGFVLEASGFSSSRKLAGVFYGYDFAVLKVFFTAAAVSVIGIYYMDYLGYLDISQLYVHPTYLWGAIIGGVIMGAGFVTGGFCPGTSLCAVAIGKLDAWVYVIGIMIGVFIFSELFNLFEPIYDGYNFGNITLIDSFGWNPYWVIFVFAIIAVVAFGIADMVRKRVKSVFY; via the coding sequence ATGGGACCTTTAATTCCTGGCGGTTATATTCCAATGGAATGGGATAGTATCATAGCCATATTCATTGGCATTGCCTTTGGCTTTGTCTTGGAAGCTTCAGGCTTTTCATCCTCGCGAAAATTGGCCGGTGTGTTTTACGGCTATGATTTCGCCGTATTGAAAGTATTCTTTACCGCAGCAGCCGTATCGGTGATTGGCATTTACTATATGGATTACTTGGGATATCTGGATATCTCACAACTCTATGTGCACCCTACTTATTTATGGGGGGCCATCATAGGTGGTGTAATTATGGGAGCTGGTTTCGTAACCGGCGGGTTCTGCCCGGGCACCAGTTTATGTGCGGTAGCCATTGGTAAATTGGATGCTTGGGTGTATGTAATTGGCATCATGATTGGCGTCTTTATATTTTCAGAACTCTTCAATCTTTTTGAACCCATCTATGACGGCTACAACTTTGGCAATATTACTTTGATAGATTCCTTTGGTTGGAATCCTTACTGGGTCATTTTTGTGTTTGCCATTATTGCCGTAGTTGCCTTTGGCATTGCCGATATGGTTAGAAAAAGAGTAAAAAGTGTGTTTTACTAA
- a CDS encoding YeeE/YedE thiosulfate transporter family protein: protein MNTKHKANPHLYWNPYFGGFLLGIIIIFTFYLTGRGLGASGAMKSSVVTVVENVAPKHAESNSYYSQFIKEGDSPMNTWLVFEALGILIGAFISGSISGRIKWRVQHSPKITTKRRLIFALIGGVLFGLGAQIARGCTSGAALSGMAVLSTGGFLTMLAIFGSAYAFAYFFRKNWI from the coding sequence CCACACCTATACTGGAACCCCTATTTTGGAGGTTTCCTATTGGGCATCATCATTATTTTTACCTTTTACCTTACCGGTAGAGGTTTGGGAGCCAGTGGCGCCATGAAAAGCAGTGTGGTAACAGTCGTTGAAAATGTCGCTCCCAAACACGCCGAAAGTAACAGCTATTACAGCCAGTTTATCAAGGAGGGGGACTCCCCTATGAATACTTGGCTGGTATTTGAAGCCTTAGGGATTTTGATAGGCGCCTTTATTTCGGGGAGTATCAGCGGACGCATCAAGTGGCGCGTTCAGCATTCCCCTAAAATAACGACTAAACGCCGTTTGATTTTTGCGCTTATAGGAGGTGTTTTATTCGGACTCGGCGCTCAAATTGCAAGAGGATGTACTAGTGGTGCCGCTTTAAGCGGCATGGCCGTATTGTCAACAGGAGGGTTTCTTACTATGCTGGCCATTTTTGGATCGGCCTATGCCTTCGCGTATTTTTTTAGAAAGAACTGGATTTAA